In Mycetocola zhujimingii, one DNA window encodes the following:
- a CDS encoding sensor histidine kinase produces the protein MSLPLTKAPPSSRWHLERSVFLWQLLLAGAVLLLVGIALTIPSTVSNPELFFLGVAVVFATTAGAGVVPWGRLGKRWTILVPLLDIFAIVMLRVAEPALGAGLFLVFPVLWMATYFGLAGAIAGPVVSTALLIAGLFVVQDPTSGTRVIGALIIPVVLIFISTATYVGTRKTQAQRVLLRQQSELLESAFDRARRDERTLDQVMNTVSFGVVAINRFGRHTIVNRTYRRWLDDFGTPGSSYSPVVGYREDGVTPLAEGERPLERMLRGESFENLIVWYGEPGEKRLALGMTSRPFTNTDGKRDGAVMVSRDLTAELDAIRARDDLVASVSHELRTPLTSILGYLDLVLDSDSLSGQDREHVDVALANADRLLSIVSDLLLASQKENAGFLLTFAPTDLAVLAKQSIQSLKPTADERRISLLLTSIGSPIVYADEFRVRQVIDNLLSNAVKYNHPGGRVSVAVVGDDAEVEIFVSDTGRGMTAEEQKSLFQRFYRAESVRNSTIHGTGLGLAISQEIVQAHDGNIRMSASSPAGTTMVITLPREPEEDE, from the coding sequence ATGTCACTGCCCCTGACGAAGGCTCCGCCGTCGAGCCGTTGGCACCTCGAACGTTCGGTGTTCCTGTGGCAACTTCTCCTTGCCGGGGCTGTGCTCCTTCTCGTCGGGATCGCTCTGACCATCCCGAGCACCGTTTCGAATCCCGAGTTGTTTTTTCTCGGGGTAGCCGTCGTCTTCGCCACGACAGCCGGGGCCGGTGTGGTTCCGTGGGGCAGGCTGGGCAAGAGGTGGACGATCCTCGTGCCTCTGCTCGATATCTTTGCCATCGTCATGCTGCGGGTGGCGGAACCCGCGCTCGGCGCCGGGCTCTTCCTGGTGTTCCCCGTGTTGTGGATGGCCACCTATTTCGGGCTGGCAGGAGCAATCGCCGGGCCCGTGGTGTCCACGGCGTTACTGATTGCCGGTCTTTTCGTTGTTCAGGATCCGACGTCGGGAACGAGGGTCATCGGCGCCCTGATCATCCCGGTCGTGCTGATCTTCATCTCGACGGCGACGTACGTCGGCACGCGGAAGACCCAGGCGCAGCGCGTGCTTCTTCGGCAGCAGTCGGAACTTCTCGAGAGCGCGTTCGATCGCGCCCGGCGCGACGAACGAACGCTCGATCAGGTCATGAACACCGTGTCGTTCGGTGTTGTCGCCATCAACCGGTTCGGTCGCCACACGATAGTCAACCGAACATACCGGCGATGGCTCGATGACTTCGGGACTCCCGGTTCGTCGTACTCGCCCGTTGTCGGCTATCGCGAAGACGGCGTCACCCCGCTCGCCGAGGGAGAGCGACCGCTCGAGCGGATGCTCCGCGGCGAGAGCTTCGAGAACCTCATCGTCTGGTACGGCGAGCCTGGCGAGAAGCGGCTTGCGCTGGGCATGACCAGCCGTCCGTTTACGAACACCGACGGTAAACGCGACGGTGCAGTCATGGTCTCGCGCGACCTCACCGCCGAGCTCGATGCGATCCGAGCGCGTGACGACCTCGTCGCATCCGTTTCTCACGAGTTGCGCACCCCGCTGACGTCGATTCTCGGTTACCTTGACCTTGTCCTCGATAGCGATTCCCTGAGCGGGCAGGACCGGGAGCACGTGGATGTCGCGCTCGCCAACGCCGATCGGCTGCTGTCGATCGTGAGCGACCTGCTGCTCGCCTCGCAGAAGGAGAACGCCGGGTTCCTCCTCACCTTCGCACCGACGGACCTGGCGGTCCTTGCCAAGCAGTCGATCCAATCGCTCAAGCCGACGGCGGACGAGCGGCGCATTTCGCTCCTGCTGACGTCGATCGGCTCGCCGATCGTCTACGCCGACGAGTTCCGCGTGCGCCAGGTCATCGACAACCTGCTGTCGAATGCCGTCAAGTACAACCACCCAGGGGGCCGCGTGAGTGTTGCGGTGGTGGGGGACGACGCAGAGGTGGAAATTTTCGTGTCCGACACCGGTCGCGGCATGACCGCCGAGGAGCAGAAGAGCCTGTTCCAGCGGTTCTACCGCGCGGAGTCAGTGCGAAACTCAACGATTCACGGGACCGGACTCGGGCTGGCCATCAGCCAGGAAATCGTCCAGGCCCACGACGGGAACATACGGATGTCTGCATCGAGCCCAGCGGGAACCACCATGGTCATCACGCTTCCCCGTGAACCGGAGGAGGACGAGTGA
- the recR gene encoding recombination mediator RecR, which produces MYEGIVQELIDEFGRLPGIGPKSAQRIAFHILQTETFDVSRLAELLVEVREKVHFCEICGNVAEQPTCSICRDPRRNPASICVVEEAKDVVAIERTREFRGLYHVLGGAISPIDGIGPDDLRIRQLMQRLADGVVQEVIIATDPNLEGEATATYLSRLLTVLEIRVTRLASGLPVGGDLEYADEVTLGRAFEGRTVVSR; this is translated from the coding sequence ATGTACGAAGGCATAGTCCAGGAACTGATCGACGAATTCGGCCGCCTTCCCGGCATCGGTCCGAAGTCGGCGCAGCGCATCGCGTTCCACATTCTGCAGACCGAGACGTTCGACGTTTCGCGTCTCGCCGAACTTCTCGTCGAGGTTCGCGAAAAGGTCCACTTCTGCGAAATCTGCGGCAACGTCGCGGAGCAGCCGACGTGCTCCATCTGCCGCGACCCCCGCCGCAACCCGGCGAGCATCTGTGTTGTCGAAGAGGCGAAAGACGTGGTCGCGATCGAGCGCACCCGAGAATTCCGTGGGCTCTACCACGTACTCGGCGGCGCCATCAGCCCGATCGACGGCATCGGGCCCGACGACCTCCGCATCCGCCAGCTGATGCAGCGCCTCGCCGACGGCGTGGTGCAGGAAGTCATCATCGCCACAGACCCCAACCTTGAGGGCGAGGCGACAGCGACGTACCTCAGCCGGCTGCTCACCGTCCTCGAAATCCGGGTGACGCGGCTCGCGTCGGGGCTGCCCGTCGGCGGAGACCTCGAGTACGCAGACGAGGTCACCCTCGGCCGCGCGTTCGAGGGCCGCACCGTCGTCTCGCGCTGA
- a CDS encoding DNA polymerase III subunit gamma and tau yields MVTALYRRYRPESFAELIGQSQVTDPLMTALRTNRVNHAYLFSGPRGCGKTTSARILARCLNCVEGPTDTPCGVCPSCVELSRDGGGSLDVVEIDAASHNGVDDARDLRERAVFAPARDRYKIFILDEAHMVTPQGFNALLKIVEEPPEHIKFIFATTEPDKVIGTIRSRTHHYPFRLIPPAQMLEYVQSLCESEGVKVEAGVLPLVVRAGGGSARDTLSLLDQLMAGSEGDTVDYERAVALLGYTHSALLDEVIDALAIRDSGAAFTAVDRVIQTGQDPRRFVDDLLERLRDLIVVGATGAEASAVLRGIPQDELDHMSVQATGFGQAELSRTADIVNTALSEMTGATSPRLHLELMVARVLVPSMDDSARGALARVERLERRVGMGDSVLAPPAQPAAPAAQPAAPAATPTAQRPVEAPVEPAAPAPARQAPAAEDAPPAPAEPVTVRPIGPVSLQQLKDAWPEILDRVAKTKRSSWLVATTASIRGFSDDLVLRLAFPSQTDVDDFKKLNAGEGVSSHVRQAILDVLGVSVKFIAQVAPPGDGHGGSSTTDAPPASPSAPGISPDVRPAAAAQAGTSSTSVAPVPNADPAPAGAPAASAEAPSVPDAAPNTVPDAAPNASEGDDPPQNPPAPPAWPTAVAGQVVGADAESRAARDAIPTEWVVPGVAPRTTVVAASTTPQASAQTATAAGPAATAAPATTATPVTTPTATAPARIATVAPESPAAPLNADGGWAVVAIPGSGGQLDATVAETETETEPAPSAGARPAAVPETGQGPAAQQAPARVVSVDPSLPGDDDAPPADDEPPYPDGYGDPYAEPVAIGDVTAGIAPAVTSPARAPQVPAAGSTAQGAPSQSQSPQQAQQQQQQSRVLTPAHPKASTRYGESVVREILGASFIEEQPHTPPTRFNRD; encoded by the coding sequence GTGGTTACCGCCCTGTATCGCCGTTACCGGCCAGAGTCCTTTGCCGAGCTGATCGGTCAGTCTCAGGTGACCGACCCCCTGATGACGGCTCTCCGCACCAACCGGGTCAACCACGCGTATCTCTTCAGCGGCCCCCGCGGCTGCGGCAAGACGACGTCCGCGCGCATCCTCGCCCGGTGCCTCAACTGTGTCGAGGGCCCGACTGACACCCCGTGCGGGGTCTGCCCGAGCTGTGTCGAACTCAGCCGAGACGGCGGCGGATCGCTCGACGTCGTCGAGATCGACGCCGCGAGCCACAACGGTGTCGACGACGCCCGCGACCTCCGTGAGCGCGCCGTCTTCGCCCCCGCCCGCGACCGGTACAAGATTTTCATCCTCGACGAGGCGCACATGGTCACTCCGCAGGGCTTCAACGCCCTGCTCAAGATCGTCGAAGAGCCGCCGGAGCACATCAAGTTCATCTTCGCGACGACCGAGCCAGACAAAGTCATCGGCACCATCCGGTCGCGCACCCACCACTACCCGTTCCGGCTCATTCCGCCGGCCCAGATGCTCGAGTACGTGCAGTCCCTGTGCGAGAGCGAGGGCGTCAAGGTCGAAGCCGGTGTGCTCCCGCTCGTGGTTCGCGCTGGTGGCGGTTCGGCTCGAGACACGCTCTCGCTGCTCGACCAGCTCATGGCGGGCTCCGAGGGAGACACCGTCGATTACGAGCGGGCCGTCGCGCTGCTCGGTTACACCCACTCCGCCCTGCTTGACGAGGTGATCGACGCACTGGCCATCCGCGACTCGGGCGCCGCGTTCACCGCGGTGGATCGCGTCATCCAGACCGGCCAGGACCCCCGGCGCTTCGTCGACGACCTGCTCGAGCGACTCCGCGACCTCATCGTCGTCGGCGCGACAGGGGCCGAAGCATCCGCCGTGCTCCGTGGCATCCCGCAAGACGAACTCGACCACATGTCTGTGCAGGCCACGGGCTTCGGCCAGGCCGAGCTCAGCAGGACCGCCGACATCGTCAACACGGCACTGAGCGAGATGACGGGCGCAACCTCGCCGCGGCTTCACCTCGAACTCATGGTCGCGCGCGTGCTCGTGCCGTCGATGGACGACTCCGCGCGGGGCGCTCTCGCCCGGGTCGAGAGGCTCGAGCGGCGCGTGGGAATGGGAGACAGCGTCCTCGCCCCTCCCGCGCAGCCCGCCGCTCCGGCAGCGCAGCCCGCAGCCCCGGCAGCAACTCCGACGGCGCAACGCCCGGTCGAAGCACCTGTCGAACCGGCCGCGCCAGCGCCGGCGCGCCAGGCCCCCGCGGCTGAAGACGCACCGCCCGCTCCCGCCGAGCCGGTGACCGTCCGGCCCATCGGGCCTGTGTCGCTGCAGCAGCTCAAAGACGCCTGGCCCGAGATCCTGGATCGCGTGGCGAAGACCAAGCGTTCCTCCTGGCTCGTTGCGACGACAGCGTCCATCCGCGGTTTCAGTGACGACCTCGTTCTGCGACTGGCCTTCCCGAGCCAAACCGACGTCGACGATTTCAAGAAGCTCAATGCGGGCGAGGGCGTCTCGTCGCACGTGCGGCAGGCGATTCTCGATGTCCTCGGCGTCAGCGTGAAGTTCATCGCCCAGGTTGCCCCTCCCGGTGACGGTCACGGCGGGTCGTCGACGACCGATGCTCCACCCGCCTCGCCGAGCGCCCCCGGCATCTCGCCGGACGTCCGCCCGGCGGCAGCAGCACAGGCTGGCACGAGCTCGACCAGCGTCGCTCCGGTTCCCAACGCCGATCCCGCACCGGCTGGCGCGCCCGCCGCCTCGGCGGAGGCTCCGTCAGTGCCGGATGCCGCGCCGAACACTGTGCCGGATGCGGCACCGAACGCCTCCGAGGGTGACGACCCACCACAGAACCCACCAGCACCGCCGGCGTGGCCAACCGCCGTCGCCGGTCAGGTCGTCGGTGCCGACGCCGAGTCACGTGCCGCCCGCGACGCGATCCCGACGGAGTGGGTGGTTCCGGGAGTTGCCCCGCGCACGACAGTGGTCGCCGCGTCGACGACACCGCAGGCATCCGCTCAGACGGCAACCGCCGCTGGTCCCGCAGCGACAGCCGCTCCCGCAACCACAGCAACTCCTGTAACCACGCCAACCGCCACTGCGCCAGCTCGTATCGCCACGGTCGCGCCCGAGTCGCCGGCAGCACCGCTCAACGCTGACGGCGGCTGGGCAGTCGTCGCGATTCCTGGCTCGGGCGGACAACTCGACGCGACCGTCGCCGAGACCGAGACCGAGACCGAGCCCGCACCGTCCGCTGGCGCGCGACCCGCTGCAGTGCCGGAGACCGGTCAGGGGCCCGCCGCGCAACAGGCACCCGCCCGAGTGGTCAGCGTCGATCCGTCGCTGCCCGGCGACGATGACGCACCTCCCGCCGACGATGAACCCCCGTACCCCGATGGCTATGGCGACCCATACGCCGAGCCGGTCGCGATCGGCGACGTCACGGCGGGGATCGCACCGGCGGTCACGAGCCCTGCACGGGCACCGCAGGTACCCGCTGCCGGGTCCACAGCGCAGGGTGCGCCGTCGCAGTCGCAGTCGCCGCAGCAAGCGCAACAACAGCAGCAGCAGTCGCGGGTCCTGACCCCGGCGCACCCCAAAGCATCCACTCGCTACGGCGAATCTGTTGTGCGGGAAATCCTCGGTGCGAGTTTCATCGAGGAACAACCGCACACCCCACCGACACGTTTTAACAGGGACTAA
- a CDS encoding aspartate kinase yields MSLIVQKFGGSSVADAESIKRVAKRVVETHKAGNEVVVVVSAMGDTTDELLDLASAVSPLPPEPREMDMLLSSGERISMSLLAMAIKNLGVDSRSYTGLQAGMRTDKHYGSARIVDVNPVRVRQALDTGAIVIVAGFQGFNDETEDITTLGRGGSDTTAVALAAALHAEVCEIFTDVDGIFTSDPRVVPLAKKIDTITSEEMLELAANGAKVLYIRAVEYARRHGVKLHVRSSFNNNEGTLVINPKEGEEMEQPIVTGVAIDLTEAKITVVGVPDVPGKAAQIFKIIASTEANVDIIVQNVSAASTGLTDISFTLPQDEAPQVIAALLERKEDVGFESLQHDDQIGKLVLVGAGMKANTGVSARLFEALHLAGINIEMISTSEIRISVITRADNVKEAARVVHAAFGLDGADEAIVHGGTGR; encoded by the coding sequence GTGAGTCTTATCGTGCAAAAGTTCGGCGGATCATCCGTCGCCGATGCCGAGAGCATCAAGCGTGTCGCCAAGCGCGTCGTCGAGACGCACAAGGCGGGTAACGAAGTGGTCGTTGTCGTGAGCGCCATGGGCGACACGACCGACGAGCTGCTCGACCTCGCCAGCGCTGTCTCTCCGCTGCCGCCTGAGCCGCGCGAGATGGACATGCTGCTCTCGAGCGGCGAACGCATCTCGATGTCACTGCTCGCCATGGCCATCAAGAACCTCGGCGTCGATTCGCGCTCGTACACCGGCCTGCAGGCGGGAATGCGCACGGACAAGCACTATGGCTCTGCCCGCATCGTCGACGTCAACCCGGTTCGGGTCCGCCAGGCCCTCGACACCGGGGCGATCGTGATCGTCGCCGGCTTCCAGGGCTTCAACGACGAGACCGAAGACATCACCACCCTCGGCAGGGGCGGGTCAGACACCACAGCTGTCGCCCTCGCCGCCGCGCTTCACGCCGAGGTGTGCGAGATCTTCACGGATGTCGACGGCATCTTCACCTCGGACCCCCGCGTCGTTCCGCTCGCGAAGAAGATCGACACAATCACGAGTGAAGAAATGCTCGAGCTCGCTGCCAACGGCGCGAAGGTGCTCTACATTCGCGCCGTGGAATACGCGCGTCGGCACGGCGTGAAACTGCACGTACGATCATCGTTCAACAACAACGAGGGAACCCTCGTCATCAACCCGAAAGAGGGCGAAGAGATGGAACAGCCCATCGTCACCGGCGTCGCGATTGACCTCACCGAGGCAAAGATCACCGTTGTCGGTGTGCCAGACGTCCCGGGCAAGGCGGCGCAGATCTTCAAGATCATCGCCTCGACCGAAGCCAACGTCGACATCATCGTGCAGAACGTCTCCGCCGCATCGACGGGCCTGACCGACATCTCGTTCACGTTGCCGCAGGATGAAGCGCCACAGGTGATCGCCGCCCTGCTGGAGCGCAAGGAAGATGTCGGCTTCGAGTCCCTTCAGCACGACGACCAGATCGGCAAGCTCGTGCTCGTTGGCGCGGGCATGAAGGCCAACACCGGTGTTTCCGCACGGCTGTTCGAGGCGCTGCACCTCGCCGGCATCAACATCGAGATGATTTCAACCAGTGAGATCCGCATCTCGGTCATCACCCGCGCCGACAACGTCAAGGAAGCAGCCAGGGTCGTCCACGCGGCATTCGGTCTCGACGGCGCCGATGAGGCGATTGTGCACGGCGGAACCGGTCGCTGA
- a CDS encoding MerR family transcriptional regulator produces the protein MKISALVERTGVPRATVKFYLREGLLPAGTSTGATQAEYTEDHVRRLRVIQALTSVAGLPLSKVKVVLDLIDNPGDDLFSALGRAVGSLPPYRDQADTDFPRARAALERLGQMYDPDYAATAQLEHALEAAEEAGVGLSDERLELYGRQVRGIAEFDLAGMGGSELSPIEYAVLGTALHEPVIIALRRLAHQDIAAQRFGPSPEGSS, from the coding sequence ATGAAAATTTCTGCTCTGGTTGAACGAACCGGCGTGCCGCGCGCCACGGTGAAGTTCTACCTTCGCGAGGGGCTCCTGCCCGCCGGGACCTCCACCGGTGCCACGCAGGCGGAGTACACCGAGGACCATGTGCGGCGCTTGCGGGTGATTCAGGCGCTCACGTCGGTGGCGGGTCTTCCGCTGTCAAAGGTCAAGGTCGTCCTTGACCTCATCGACAACCCGGGGGACGACCTCTTTTCAGCCCTCGGACGTGCTGTCGGCAGTCTGCCTCCGTACCGGGATCAGGCAGACACCGATTTCCCTCGGGCCAGGGCCGCGCTGGAACGCCTCGGCCAGATGTACGACCCGGATTACGCCGCGACTGCACAGCTCGAACACGCGCTCGAGGCCGCCGAAGAAGCGGGCGTCGGGTTGAGCGATGAGCGCCTGGAGCTGTACGGCCGGCAGGTCAGGGGCATCGCCGAGTTCGATCTGGCGGGAATGGGCGGGAGCGAGCTGAGTCCGATCGAGTACGCGGTGCTCGGCACCGCGCTCCACGAACCGGTGATTATCGCGCTGCGGCGACTCGCCCACCAGGACATCGCTGCCCAACGTTTCGGTCCGTCGCCGGAAGGATCGTCATAG
- a CDS encoding GGDEF domain-containing protein — MHDAVVVVSVAVVLAIGAAAMLNVAMTSKVRLMQAWSMMYIFAMLCVIATAFAPWLGRDSLLNIVPNVAAVGAVGGLWSGCVTFNQRRPRLLVVWLFLLVTGIVTALEVPQFGESAGASVTMAAIVMLAVASGLESINGDLAKRVNARVITIVCGVGAAWTTARLTVFAIDGPGSEVFAEYFNPTMTAVVCLISYTVVAFTTAMLAAARTGSVTRRSPTTTFAMGVLDWTSFVAGARDRVARVRHAGEHTAVLAVVINGLEEINITYGAAFGDDVIRALADFLRRELHPTTIIGYRGGGRFVVVGIVAEPQDGERRALELLDALVGVTVAGKKGFRLGVRIGTSDSFSEEHEFDALLAAATAACARAQAATGSRVETSVTGNDSSLAP; from the coding sequence GTGCATGACGCCGTGGTCGTGGTGAGCGTCGCCGTCGTGCTGGCGATTGGTGCCGCAGCAATGCTCAACGTTGCGATGACGTCAAAGGTCAGGCTGATGCAGGCCTGGAGCATGATGTACATCTTTGCCATGCTGTGCGTCATTGCCACAGCGTTTGCTCCCTGGCTCGGCCGGGATTCGTTGCTCAACATCGTTCCCAACGTGGCGGCCGTTGGAGCGGTCGGCGGGCTGTGGAGCGGGTGCGTGACCTTTAACCAGCGTCGCCCCCGGCTTCTTGTCGTCTGGCTTTTTTTGCTGGTCACCGGGATCGTCACGGCCCTCGAGGTGCCGCAATTCGGTGAATCGGCCGGTGCCTCCGTGACGATGGCTGCAATTGTTATGCTCGCGGTTGCCAGCGGGCTCGAGAGCATCAACGGAGACCTCGCGAAGCGGGTGAACGCGCGTGTGATCACTATCGTGTGTGGGGTCGGCGCGGCCTGGACCACCGCGAGGCTCACGGTATTTGCGATCGATGGGCCCGGCTCTGAAGTATTCGCCGAGTATTTCAACCCGACCATGACCGCAGTGGTGTGCCTCATCAGCTATACCGTCGTTGCATTCACGACGGCCATGCTTGCTGCGGCGCGGACCGGAAGCGTCACTCGTCGTAGCCCGACGACGACGTTTGCGATGGGGGTACTCGACTGGACGTCCTTTGTCGCTGGCGCTCGAGACCGCGTCGCCCGTGTCAGGCACGCTGGTGAGCACACGGCGGTGCTCGCTGTAGTGATCAACGGCCTCGAAGAGATCAATATCACCTACGGTGCTGCGTTCGGGGACGATGTGATCCGGGCGCTCGCCGACTTCCTCCGGCGCGAGTTGCATCCAACGACGATTATCGGCTACCGCGGAGGGGGGCGCTTCGTCGTCGTCGGCATCGTCGCCGAGCCGCAGGACGGCGAGCGGAGGGCACTCGAATTGCTCGATGCGCTCGTCGGTGTGACCGTCGCAGGCAAGAAAGGATTCCGCCTCGGCGTCCGTATCGGCACGAGTGATTCCTTCTCGGAGGAGCACGAGTTCGACGCGCTGCTCGCGGCAGCAACCGCCGCGTGTGCGCGTGCACAAGCGGCGACAGGGAGCCGGGTCGAGACCTCGGTGACCGGCAACGACTCGTCGCTTGCTCCCTGA
- a CDS encoding diguanylate cyclase domain-containing protein, producing MIRTFMGGPVSLDLPTLLLTGGLVVTLCGTIFVLSTVLQHNDVPSRLWSAAFILGITTMTSFAVWAVVPEATISVGIGNGALAMSMGFIWSGSRAFNGRNPMTVASIAGGVIIAVAAWVDVASGSWAGGLVFLLGVTIFALLAAVESFSGRMRRSLNARMLGVIMALVGGFFAARSVVFATAGPDSVAFRTYLDSDVTTFVTILFVITASTSMGALRTENTGQRAPRPLDTGERDEFVSPEKFARAADDRLERLERRGRSGESGVLVRVEIDNLSEMNTAFGHDFRDAAVRLVGSAVRGESPVSAVLGRTASSGFDALLFDGLDRALECAQRIRSSLVDTPIDASQGLRVSVTIALAVPEPGERFAELAQRVSRFIADGHATGGNVIVGHPEEFSRA from the coding sequence GTGATTCGCACCTTCATGGGTGGTCCGGTGTCGCTTGACCTCCCGACCCTGCTGTTGACCGGTGGCCTCGTGGTCACTCTGTGCGGCACGATCTTCGTACTCAGCACCGTACTGCAGCACAATGACGTTCCGAGTCGGCTGTGGTCGGCGGCGTTCATCCTGGGGATTACCACGATGACCTCATTCGCGGTCTGGGCGGTGGTCCCCGAAGCGACGATTTCCGTTGGCATCGGAAACGGCGCCCTGGCGATGTCCATGGGTTTCATCTGGTCAGGAAGCAGGGCATTCAACGGTCGCAATCCGATGACTGTCGCGAGCATCGCCGGCGGCGTGATTATTGCGGTCGCAGCCTGGGTTGACGTCGCTTCAGGCAGTTGGGCCGGCGGCCTGGTGTTCCTCCTCGGCGTCACGATCTTCGCTTTGCTCGCTGCGGTCGAGTCGTTCTCCGGTCGGATGCGACGGAGCCTCAACGCGCGGATGCTGGGGGTCATCATGGCGCTCGTCGGCGGGTTCTTCGCTGCCCGGTCCGTTGTCTTCGCGACCGCAGGGCCAGACAGTGTTGCGTTTCGCACCTATCTGGACTCGGACGTCACGACGTTCGTCACCATTCTCTTCGTCATCACCGCATCGACCTCGATGGGCGCGCTCCGCACGGAAAACACCGGCCAGCGCGCGCCGCGGCCCCTCGACACAGGAGAGCGGGACGAATTCGTGTCTCCGGAGAAGTTCGCCAGGGCAGCCGATGACCGCCTTGAGCGCCTCGAGCGCCGGGGACGGTCGGGTGAATCCGGTGTGCTCGTCAGAGTTGAAATCGACAACCTGTCCGAGATGAACACAGCATTCGGGCATGACTTTCGCGACGCTGCCGTCAGGCTGGTCGGCTCGGCGGTTCGCGGTGAGAGCCCGGTATCGGCTGTGCTCGGCCGCACGGCCAGTTCGGGGTTCGATGCCCTCCTGTTCGACGGACTCGACCGTGCCCTCGAGTGCGCACAGCGCATCAGATCGTCGCTTGTGGACACCCCCATCGATGCATCACAGGGTCTCAGGGTCAGCGTGACGATCGCGCTCGCTGTCCCGGAACCCGGTGAACGGTTCGCGGAGCTGGCCCAGCGGGTATCGCGGTTCATCGCTGACGGACACGCCACGGGCGGAAACGTCATCGTCGGTCACCCCGAGGAGTTCTCCCGTGCATGA
- a CDS encoding aspartate-semialdehyde dehydrogenase — MANGVNLGIVGATGQVGAVMRRLLEEREFPIASIRFFASARSAGSTISFRGEEITVEDAATADPSGLDIALFSAGATGSRAQAPRFAAAGATVIDNSSAWRMDPDVPLVVSEVNPHAIDEATKGIIANPNCTTMAAMPVLKVLHEEAGLERLIVSTYQAVSGSGLAGARELATQVRTAVQDENLLQLVHDGSAVTMPTPTIYQRPIAFDVVPLAGSIVGDGSNETDEEKKLRNESRKILELPDLLVSGTCVRVPVFTGHSLSINAEFARDITPERATELLADAPGVELADIPTPLEAAGKDPSFVGRIRADLSAPENKGIALFISNDNLRKGAALNAVQIAELVAAKLGNAARA, encoded by the coding sequence ATGGCCAACGGAGTGAACCTCGGCATCGTCGGAGCCACCGGGCAGGTCGGCGCCGTCATGCGCAGGCTGCTGGAGGAGCGGGAATTCCCGATTGCCAGCATCCGCTTTTTTGCGTCTGCACGGTCGGCCGGAAGCACGATTTCTTTCCGTGGCGAAGAGATCACCGTCGAGGATGCCGCGACCGCGGACCCGTCGGGGCTCGACATCGCGCTCTTCTCCGCCGGTGCAACCGGGAGCCGAGCCCAGGCCCCGAGGTTTGCGGCGGCCGGCGCCACGGTGATCGACAACTCGAGCGCCTGGCGAATGGACCCCGACGTTCCGCTCGTCGTCTCCGAGGTAAACCCGCACGCCATTGACGAAGCGACCAAGGGCATCATCGCCAACCCCAACTGCACGACGATGGCTGCCATGCCCGTGCTCAAGGTGCTGCACGAGGAGGCAGGGCTCGAGCGTCTCATCGTGAGCACGTACCAGGCCGTGTCAGGTTCGGGCCTCGCCGGGGCACGCGAGCTCGCCACCCAGGTGCGCACCGCCGTGCAGGATGAAAACCTCCTGCAGCTCGTCCACGACGGTTCGGCTGTCACGATGCCCACCCCGACGATCTATCAGCGACCGATCGCATTCGACGTCGTCCCGCTCGCCGGGTCCATTGTCGGCGACGGCTCCAACGAGACCGACGAGGAGAAGAAACTCCGCAACGAGAGCCGTAAGATCCTCGAACTCCCCGACCTGCTCGTGTCAGGCACGTGCGTTCGCGTCCCCGTCTTCACCGGCCACTCCCTGTCGATCAATGCCGAGTTCGCGCGCGACATCACGCCCGAGCGCGCGACCGAATTGCTGGCGGATGCCCCCGGCGTCGAGCTCGCAGACATCCCGACGCCCCTCGAAGCAGCGGGCAAGGACCCCTCTTTTGTCGGACGGATTCGCGCCGACCTGAGCGCGCCGGAGAACAAGGGGATCGCCCTGTTCATCTCGAATGACAACCTCCGCAAGGGCGCCGCGCTCAACGCTGTGCAGATTGCTGAGCTGGTCGCCGCAAAGCTCGGGAACGCGGCGAGGGCCTGA